Within Terriglobia bacterium, the genomic segment TCAGGCCCAGATCCACGAATCGGCGTACAAATACCAGCGCTCGATCGAGTCCAGGGAACGAATTATCGTCGGGGTTAACGAATACCGGTCCGATGAAGAGCAGAAGGTTCCCATTCATCGTTCCGACCCGGCCGCTGAAGCCGCTCAGGCCGCTCGACTGGCGCATGTCCGGTCGTCCCGTGACGGCGCTCTGGTCACGGCGGCTATCGGGCGATTGGAGGCCGCGGCAAGCGGTGCAGGCAACCTGATGCCGTATATCCTCGACGCGGTTGAAGCGTACGCGACCGTCGGTGAAATTTCCGACGCATTCCGCCGCGTCCATGGGGAATACCAGGAGGGCTGGACGGCTTGAGCGATGTCCTCGAAGTGAAAAACCTGAAAACCTTCTTCTTTACTGAAGAAGGAGTCGTCAAGGCAGTTGACGATGTGTCTTTCAGTGTTCCCAAAGGCCGGACGCTGGGTCTTGTCGGAGAGAGCGGTTGCGGCAAAAGCGTTACTGCGATGTCGATCACGCGGCTGATCAGCCCTCCGGGCCGCATCACCGGCGGTCAGATCCTGCTCGAAGGCCGCGACCTCGCTGTGATTTCAGAACAGGAGATGCGGCAAATTCGCGGCGCACGGATCTCGATGATTTTTCAGGAGCCGATGACCGCGCTGAATCCGGTGCTTCAAGTCGGTTTCCAGATCGCGGAGGCCGTGCTCGCTCACGAAAAAGTGTCGAAACGGGAAGCCTGGGCGCGAGCCGTCGAGGCCATGAAAGACGTGGCCATTCCCGATGCGGAGAAGCG encodes:
- a CDS encoding ABC transporter ATP-binding protein; this translates as MSDVLEVKNLKTFFFTEEGVVKAVDDVSFSVPKGRTLGLVGESGCGKSVTAMSITRLISPPGRITGGQILLEGRDLAVISEQEMRQIRGARISMIFQEPMTALNPVLQVGFQIAEAVLAHEKVSKREAWARAVEAMKDVAIPDAEKRAKDYPHQLSGGMRQRIMIAMALVCHPDVVIADEPTTALDVTIQAQIL